One region of Humidesulfovibrio mexicanus genomic DNA includes:
- the hmcB gene encoding sulfate respiration complex iron-sulfur protein HmcB, with translation MKRRQFLGLLGAAGITATLGAPAQAAGGKTFDGHPEARGVLFDATRCIGCRKCEAGCNTVNKLPAPAKPFTDLAVLDRERRTDEKTYTVVNKYQGENGPVFRKTQCNHCMEPACASVCFVRAFTKNPDGSVTYDASVCVGCRYCMVACPFNIPAYEYDDPLTPRVMKCTMCHDQIAKGEINAPGCVSACPKEALTYGRREDLIEIARERIRNHPGRYVQHIYGEKEMGGTNWLYISGESFSTLGMREDLGAKSVPEISAGPLSVVPMVAALWPALLGGVWAMNRRKEKVAEEERKAAVTAAKAATKAEAEAKLAKAMKDAEDDKNRAIEREVKRALEEAEAARKEAEAAKSDAADKDGEGA, from the coding sequence ATGAAGAGAAGACAGTTTCTCGGCTTGCTGGGCGCCGCGGGGATCACGGCCACCCTTGGCGCTCCCGCGCAGGCCGCAGGCGGCAAGACCTTCGACGGCCATCCCGAGGCCAGGGGCGTTCTGTTCGACGCCACGCGCTGCATCGGCTGCCGCAAGTGCGAGGCCGGCTGCAACACGGTCAACAAGCTGCCCGCCCCGGCGAAGCCCTTCACCGACCTTGCGGTGCTGGACCGGGAGCGCCGCACCGACGAAAAGACCTATACCGTGGTCAACAAGTACCAGGGCGAAAACGGCCCGGTGTTCCGTAAAACGCAGTGCAACCACTGCATGGAGCCCGCCTGCGCCTCGGTGTGCTTCGTGCGGGCCTTCACCAAGAACCCGGACGGATCGGTGACCTACGACGCCAGCGTGTGCGTGGGCTGCCGCTACTGCATGGTGGCCTGCCCCTTCAACATTCCGGCCTATGAATACGACGACCCCCTTACCCCGCGCGTGATGAAGTGCACCATGTGCCACGACCAGATCGCCAAGGGCGAGATCAATGCGCCGGGCTGCGTTTCCGCCTGCCCCAAGGAGGCGCTGACCTATGGCCGCCGCGAGGATCTGATCGAGATCGCCCGCGAGCGCATCCGCAACCATCCTGGCCGCTACGTGCAGCACATCTACGGCGAAAAGGAGATGGGCGGCACCAACTGGCTGTACATCTCCGGCGAGAGCTTCTCGACCCTGGGAATGCGCGAGGACCTGGGCGCCAAGAGCGTGCCGGAGATCAGCGCCGGGCCGCTTTCCGTGGTGCCCATGGTGGCGGCCCTGTGGCCCGCCCTGCTTGGCGGGGTGTGGGCCATGAACAGGCGCAAGGAAAAGGTGGCCGAGGAAGAGCGGAAGGCCGCGGTCACGGCCGCCAAGGCCGCGACCAAGGCCGAGGCCGAGGCCAAGCTGGCCAAGGCCATGAAGGACGCCGAGGACGACAAGAACCGGGCCATCGAGCGCGAAGTGAAGCGCGCCCTTGAGGAGGCCGAAGCCGCCCGCAAGGAGGCCGAAGCCGCCAAATCCGACGCCGCCGACAAAGACGGGGAGGGGGCCTAG
- the hmcC gene encoding sulfate respiration complex protein HmcC has product MTIDKKTLMTPANIITGIILAVGLVITVLRFTKGIGAVTNLDQNNPWGLWIGFDLLCGVALAAGGYTTSAACYLFGMKKYHSAVRPAILTAFLGYALVVFALHYDVGRPYRLVYPIFVQPGTTSLLYEVGLCVFLYVTVLAIEFSPAALEWLGMKKLRNTVHKLTLALTVFGVVLSTLHQSSLGALYIAMPSKIHPLWYSPYLAVLFFVSSIPAGLSMVIFEGALAHKPWRHMMDKTHLDEHEGVILGFARGASIALAAYLCVKLVAVAYDDNWRYLATGWGAWWLVEVLGFVALPSLLYAIGSREKNITLIKWTAALTVFGIILNRFNVSMIAFNWQLPADQRYFPSFLEIMLSIFVVTVGVTVYRFIVSRMPIFFEHPEYKDAH; this is encoded by the coding sequence ATGACCATCGACAAGAAGACGCTCATGACCCCGGCCAACATCATCACCGGGATCATCCTGGCCGTGGGCCTGGTCATCACCGTGCTGCGGTTCACAAAAGGCATTGGCGCGGTGACCAACCTGGACCAGAACAACCCCTGGGGCCTGTGGATAGGCTTCGACCTGCTGTGCGGCGTGGCCCTGGCCGCGGGCGGCTACACCACAAGCGCGGCCTGCTACCTCTTCGGCATGAAGAAGTACCACTCCGCCGTACGCCCGGCCATTCTGACCGCCTTTTTGGGCTACGCCCTGGTGGTCTTCGCCCTGCATTACGACGTGGGCCGCCCCTACCGGCTGGTGTACCCCATCTTCGTGCAGCCGGGCACCACCTCGCTGCTCTATGAAGTGGGCCTGTGCGTGTTCCTGTACGTCACGGTGCTGGCAATAGAGTTCAGCCCCGCCGCGTTGGAGTGGCTGGGCATGAAGAAGCTGCGCAACACCGTGCACAAGCTCACCCTGGCGCTCACCGTGTTCGGCGTGGTGCTCTCCACCCTGCACCAAAGCTCCCTGGGCGCGCTCTACATCGCCATGCCGAGCAAGATCCACCCCCTGTGGTACTCGCCGTACCTGGCGGTGCTCTTCTTCGTGTCCAGCATCCCGGCGGGCCTGTCCATGGTCATCTTCGAGGGCGCGCTGGCCCACAAGCCCTGGCGGCACATGATGGACAAGACGCACCTGGACGAGCACGAGGGCGTGATTCTGGGCTTTGCGCGCGGCGCGTCCATCGCCCTGGCAGCGTACCTGTGCGTGAAGCTGGTGGCCGTGGCCTACGACGACAATTGGCGCTACCTGGCCACGGGCTGGGGCGCGTGGTGGCTGGTGGAGGTGCTGGGCTTCGTGGCCCTGCCGAGCCTCTTGTACGCCATCGGCAGCCGGGAAAAGAACATCACGCTCATCAAGTGGACGGCCGCGCTGACCGTGTTCGGCATCATCCTGAACCGTTTCAACGTCTCGATGATCGCCTTCAACTGGCAGCTTCCGGCGGACCAGCGCTACTTCCCCAGCTTCCTTGAAATCATGCTCTCCATCTTCGTGGTGACCGTGGGCGTGACCGTGTACCGCTTCATCGTCAGCCGTATGCCCATCTTCTTCGAGCACCCGGAATACAAGGACGCCCACTAA
- the hmcD gene encoding sulfate respiration complex protein HmcD, which translates to MEYHVYHDFMMHTKSVTYILMGLFVLGFWGLWAFMTSRDEELHTFPEHDKE; encoded by the coding sequence GTGGAATACCATGTTTATCACGACTTCATGATGCACACCAAGAGCGTCACGTACATCCTCATGGGGCTGTTCGTGCTGGGCTTCTGGGGCTTGTGGGCCTTCATGACCTCGCGCGACGAGGAGCTTCACACGTTCCCCGAGCACGACAAGGAGTAG
- the hmcE gene encoding sulfate respiration complex protein HmcE codes for MYQFITGPLLWLTFLVFVGGLAWRVYSYIKGLDWKLDRVAYGTQTAYGWRGALRSIGAWIVPFGSQGWKVKPIFTILFFVFHIGIVVTPLFLAGHLVILEMRFGFAWPALPMALADVLTVAMMCAGLFIIVRRIALPEVRIITSLYDYLLLGITIAPFFSGFMAVHQLGGDHVFWLYVHILSGELMLLAIPFTKLFHVVGFFLSRGQLGMDYGIKRGGMKGTNMAW; via the coding sequence ATGTACCAATTCATCACCGGACCGCTTCTGTGGCTTACCTTCCTGGTCTTCGTGGGCGGACTCGCCTGGCGGGTTTACTCCTACATCAAGGGGCTGGACTGGAAGCTTGACCGCGTGGCCTACGGCACCCAGACCGCCTACGGCTGGCGCGGGGCCTTGCGCAGCATCGGCGCGTGGATCGTGCCCTTCGGCTCCCAGGGCTGGAAGGTGAAGCCCATCTTCACCATTCTCTTCTTCGTGTTTCACATCGGCATCGTGGTGACCCCGCTGTTTCTGGCCGGGCACCTGGTGATCCTCGAAATGCGCTTCGGCTTCGCCTGGCCCGCACTGCCCATGGCCCTGGCCGACGTGCTCACCGTGGCCATGATGTGCGCGGGCCTCTTCATTATCGTCCGGCGCATCGCCCTGCCGGAGGTGCGGATCATCACCAGCCTCTACGACTACCTCCTGCTGGGAATCACCATCGCGCCCTTCTTCAGCGGCTTCATGGCCGTGCACCAGCTGGGCGGCGACCACGTGTTCTGGCTTTATGTCCACATCCTGTCCGGCGAGCTCATGCTTCTGGCGATCCCCTTCACCAAGCTGTTCCACGTGGTGGGCTTCTTCCTTTCGCGCGGGCAGCTGGGCATGGATTACGGCATCAAGCGCGGCGGCATGAAGGGCACGAACATGGCCTGGTAG
- the hmcF gene encoding sulfate respiration complex iron-sulfur protein HmcF: MPEGTFCNRTPVNTQEALEALLADKGGKQYYAEMEELDVDVPKLAAAIENTCKSRTRTWLEMCAHCGLCADSCFLYLVNDRDPRQVPAYKIQSTLGEMVTRKGDVDNAFMRRAMEVAWSQCTCCNRCGQYCPYGIDMGVMFSYLRGLLHSQGFVPWELKIGAGMHRVYKAQMNVTDEDWTETCEWMAEEAQDEWPGLEIPIDKENADIMYTVNAREPKHYPEDISEAAILFHVAGENWTVPSSGWEQTSLSMFAGDWEACRLQVEHVYAAMERLNPKRCVGTECGHAHRATVIEGPYWAGRPDGLTPRPYMHYVEWLAEALRLGKITIDPAKRIKQPVTLQDSCNYIRNHGLKEITREIVSYIVEPGYFVEMSPNKEHNFCCGGGGGFNGIGRFRKQRNRALMKKRDQILATGAKLVIAPCHNCWDAIRDLEEEFKIGIKWSFLKPLVISMLEVPEHLKPQEDE, from the coding sequence ATGCCCGAAGGCACGTTCTGCAACCGGACGCCCGTGAACACCCAGGAGGCCCTTGAGGCCCTGCTGGCGGACAAGGGCGGCAAGCAATACTACGCGGAGATGGAAGAGCTGGACGTGGACGTTCCCAAGCTCGCCGCCGCAATCGAGAACACCTGCAAGTCGCGCACGCGCACCTGGCTTGAGATGTGCGCCCACTGCGGCCTGTGCGCCGACTCCTGCTTTTTGTACCTGGTGAACGACCGCGACCCCAGGCAGGTGCCGGCCTACAAGATCCAGTCCACCCTGGGCGAGATGGTCACGCGCAAGGGCGACGTCGATAACGCCTTCATGCGCCGCGCCATGGAAGTGGCCTGGAGCCAGTGCACCTGCTGCAACCGCTGCGGCCAGTACTGCCCCTACGGCATCGACATGGGGGTGATGTTCAGCTACCTGCGCGGGCTTCTGCATTCCCAGGGCTTTGTTCCCTGGGAGCTCAAGATCGGCGCCGGAATGCACCGCGTGTACAAGGCCCAGATGAACGTCACCGACGAGGACTGGACCGAGACCTGCGAGTGGATGGCCGAGGAGGCCCAGGACGAGTGGCCGGGCCTGGAGATTCCCATCGACAAGGAAAACGCGGACATCATGTACACCGTGAACGCCCGCGAGCCCAAGCACTACCCGGAGGACATCTCCGAGGCGGCCATCCTCTTCCATGTGGCGGGCGAGAACTGGACCGTGCCCAGTTCCGGCTGGGAGCAGACCAGCCTGTCCATGTTCGCCGGGGACTGGGAGGCCTGCCGCCTGCAGGTGGAGCACGTGTACGCCGCCATGGAGCGCCTGAATCCCAAGCGCTGCGTGGGCACGGAGTGCGGCCACGCCCATCGCGCCACGGTCATCGAGGGCCCCTACTGGGCGGGACGGCCCGACGGCCTGACCCCCCGGCCCTACATGCACTACGTGGAGTGGCTGGCCGAAGCCCTGCGCCTGGGCAAGATCACGATAGACCCGGCCAAGCGCATCAAGCAGCCGGTGACGTTGCAGGACTCCTGCAACTACATCCGCAATCACGGCCTCAAGGAGATCACCCGCGAGATCGTCAGCTACATCGTGGAGCCCGGCTACTTCGTGGAGATGAGCCCCAACAAGGAGCACAACTTCTGCTGCGGCGGCGGCGGCGGCTTCAACGGCATCGGCCGGTTCCGCAAGCAGCGCAACCGCGCCCTCATGAAGAAGCGCGACCAGATTCTCGCCACCGGCGCCAAGCTGGTCATCGCGCCGTGCCACAACTGCTGGGACGCAATCCGCGACCTTGAGGAGGAATTCAAGATCGGCATCAAGTGGAGCTTCCTCAAACCGCTGGTCATCAGCATGTTGGAAGTGCCCGAGCACTTGAAGCCCCAGGAAGACGAATAG
- a CDS encoding RrF2 family transcriptional regulator, producing the protein MRLSTKCRNGTRMLLDIAEHCCSGPVSMAGISQRTGISAKNLEKLVQRFKTAGLLVSRRGPKGGHMLSRPARRITLGDIARALEEGADSMGCAPSPAACARCPHSGDCPARGTWKKAGATLFAVLDAHTLHSLLRHRS; encoded by the coding sequence ATGCGCCTGAGCACGAAATGCCGCAACGGCACACGGATGCTTCTCGACATCGCCGAGCATTGCTGCTCGGGGCCGGTGTCCATGGCCGGGATATCCCAGCGCACCGGCATCAGCGCAAAGAACCTTGAAAAGCTTGTCCAGCGGTTCAAAACGGCCGGTCTGCTGGTCTCCAGGCGCGGCCCCAAGGGCGGCCACATGCTGTCCAGGCCCGCAAGGCGCATCACCCTGGGCGACATTGCGCGCGCCCTGGAGGAGGGCGCAGACTCCATGGGCTGCGCGCCCTCCCCGGCCGCCTGCGCCCGCTGCCCGCACAGCGGCGACTGCCCCGCCAGGGGCACATGGAAGAAGGCCGGCGCGACACTGTTCGCGGTCCTGGACGCCCACACCCTGCACAGCCTGCTCAGGCATCGATCCTGA
- a CDS encoding HAMP domain-containing methyl-accepting chemotaxis protein, translating to MLKNLGLRTKLLGGFLIVAAITLVVGGLAFFQLTSLAEKSARISTVDLPGVQESLAIKAEIYSVGQSLRTLMSPEIGKEDRLRQFENIGKARERSAKAMESYEKLDVDDKAKSLYEDFKAKFLATRESNNKAVELARKVIESDILKPDLLQADLQQFRGDHYKLADELATMILTGKAFEGGDDHTACGFGKWAAGFKTENKAVSEALAQVAASHQRFHQSVGEAKKAMAGGAGGQAKAKALYVGVTAPAAEETFQQFRKMREEAAKSQALFAEMSGVLIGDSRTRMNTALAAADALAEHHKNAAETAAKELLVSSAVSRTVVLVGVALGVLIAAILGIALTRSITGPVLLGVGFAKRMAEGDFTGQLDIDQKDEIGVLARALNDMVARLRVVVADVRSATDNVASGSEELSASSESLSQGATEQAAAIEEVSSSIEEMAANIRQNADNAQQTERIALQAAKDAQEGGVAVGKAVVAMKNIAEKISIIEEIARQTNLLALNAAIEAARAGEHGKGFAVVAAEVRKLAERSGNAAGEISELSSSTVDVSEKAGEMLMKLVPDIQRTAELVQEIAAATGEQNSGAEQINKAIQQLDQVIQQNASASEEMASTSEELSSQAQQLQQTMSFFRVDGGTQVMRRAKPKALPAAPSSGKAAKPTPPPAPKPSGNAKKSGIELDLSPDTEDGEFEKF from the coding sequence ATGCTCAAGAATCTCGGTTTGCGGACAAAGTTGCTTGGCGGTTTCCTCATCGTGGCGGCCATCACCCTGGTGGTGGGCGGATTGGCCTTCTTCCAGCTTACCTCCCTGGCGGAGAAAAGCGCGCGCATCAGCACGGTGGACCTGCCCGGAGTTCAGGAATCCCTCGCCATCAAGGCCGAAATCTACAGCGTCGGGCAAAGCCTGCGCACCCTCATGAGCCCTGAGATCGGCAAGGAAGACCGTCTGCGGCAGTTCGAGAACATCGGCAAGGCCCGCGAACGTTCCGCCAAAGCCATGGAGTCCTACGAGAAATTGGACGTGGACGACAAGGCCAAGAGTCTTTACGAGGACTTCAAGGCCAAGTTCCTGGCCACGCGCGAATCCAACAACAAGGCCGTTGAATTGGCCCGCAAGGTGATCGAGTCCGACATCCTCAAGCCTGATCTGCTGCAGGCGGACCTGCAGCAGTTCCGCGGCGACCACTACAAGCTCGCCGACGAACTGGCCACCATGATTCTTACCGGCAAGGCCTTCGAGGGCGGCGACGACCACACCGCCTGTGGTTTCGGCAAGTGGGCGGCGGGCTTCAAGACCGAGAACAAGGCCGTAAGCGAGGCCCTGGCCCAGGTGGCGGCCTCGCACCAGCGCTTCCACCAGTCCGTGGGCGAGGCCAAGAAGGCCATGGCGGGCGGCGCGGGCGGTCAGGCCAAGGCCAAGGCCCTGTATGTGGGAGTCACCGCGCCCGCAGCCGAAGAGACCTTCCAACAGTTCCGCAAGATGCGCGAGGAGGCCGCCAAGAGCCAGGCGCTCTTCGCGGAGATGTCTGGCGTGCTCATCGGCGATTCGCGCACGCGCATGAACACCGCCCTGGCCGCGGCCGATGCCCTGGCCGAGCACCACAAGAACGCTGCGGAAACCGCCGCCAAGGAGCTTCTCGTCAGCTCCGCCGTGAGCCGTACCGTGGTCCTGGTGGGCGTGGCCCTGGGTGTGCTCATCGCCGCAATTTTGGGCATAGCGCTTACGCGCAGCATCACCGGCCCGGTGCTGCTGGGCGTGGGCTTCGCCAAGCGCATGGCCGAGGGTGACTTCACCGGCCAGCTGGATATCGACCAGAAGGACGAGATCGGCGTGCTGGCCCGCGCATTGAACGACATGGTGGCCCGCCTGCGCGTGGTGGTGGCCGACGTGCGCAGCGCAACCGACAACGTGGCCTCCGGCTCCGAGGAGCTTTCCGCCTCCAGCGAGTCGCTTTCCCAGGGCGCCACCGAACAGGCCGCCGCCATAGAGGAAGTCTCCTCCAGCATCGAGGAGATGGCCGCCAACATCCGCCAGAACGCCGACAACGCCCAGCAGACCGAACGCATCGCCCTGCAGGCCGCCAAGGACGCCCAGGAGGGCGGCGTGGCCGTGGGCAAGGCCGTGGTGGCCATGAAGAACATCGCGGAGAAGATCTCCATCATCGAGGAGATTGCCCGGCAAACCAACCTGCTGGCCCTGAACGCCGCCATCGAGGCCGCGCGCGCGGGCGAGCACGGCAAGGGCTTCGCCGTGGTCGCCGCGGAGGTGCGCAAGCTCGCGGAACGCTCCGGCAACGCCGCCGGAGAGATCAGCGAACTCTCCAGCTCCACCGTGGACGTGAGCGAAAAGGCCGGTGAAATGCTCATGAAGCTCGTGCCGGACATCCAGCGCACCGCCGAACTCGTGCAGGAGATAGCCGCCGCCACCGGAGAGCAGAATTCCGGCGCGGAGCAGATCAACAAGGCCATTCAGCAGCTCGACCAGGTCATCCAGCAGAACGCTTCGGCGTCCGAGGAAATGGCCTCCACCAGCGAAGAGCTGTCCAGCCAGGCCCAGCAGCTGCAACAGACCATGAGCTTCTTCCGCGTGGACGGTGGCACACAGGTCATGCGCCGCGCCAAGCCCAAGGCCCTGCCCGCGGCCCCAAGCTCCGGCAAGGCGGCCAAGCCCACGCCGCCGCCTGCGCCAAAGCCTTCCGGCAACGCGAAGAAAAGCGGCATCGAGCTTGACTTGAGTCCCGATACGGAGGACGGCGAGTTCGAGAAGTTCTAG
- a CDS encoding chemotaxis protein CheW yields the protein MAEASAIETSQHLTFTLGKEVFALDIASVREVLELTSITKIPRTPDFMRGVINLRGHAVPVMDLRLKFGMPRAEATVDTCIIIVEVDFEGDRIIMGGMVDSVREVFEIPADRIEVAPRMGTSISTEYIKGIGKQDDVFIIILDIARIFSAAELALAREAQKDAA from the coding sequence ATGGCAGAAGCAAGCGCCATCGAGACCAGCCAGCACCTGACCTTCACCCTCGGCAAGGAAGTCTTCGCCCTGGACATCGCCAGCGTGCGCGAGGTGCTCGAACTGACCTCCATCACCAAGATTCCGCGCACCCCGGACTTCATGCGCGGCGTCATCAACCTGCGCGGGCACGCCGTGCCCGTCATGGACCTGCGCCTGAAGTTCGGAATGCCCAGGGCCGAGGCCACCGTCGATACCTGCATCATCATCGTGGAGGTCGACTTCGAGGGCGACCGCATCATCATGGGCGGCATGGTCGATTCCGTGCGCGAGGTCTTCGAGATTCCCGCAGACCGCATCGAGGTCGCACCGCGCATGGGCACCTCCATCAGCACCGAGTACATCAAAGGCATCGGCAAGCAGGACGACGTGTTCATCATCATCCTGGACATCGCGCGCATCTTCTCCGCCGCGGAGCTTGCGCTTGCCCGCGAGGCGCAAAAGGACGCGGCGTAG
- a CDS encoding MFS transporter gives MAGQPPRLKPIVAISLAHLVNDWYMNFIQTLLPFLVAAGMSVGRGGFLISAFTLSSSVLQPVFGYLVDRKNQRWMVYVGTIWMAIMLSLLGVTDNYAALFAFSLFSGLGTAAFHPQAAAMIGSVSGNRHGLFQAVFAAAGNIGWALTPLIAVPFIVTQGLSATPVLVIPGIAAAAMLLTFSPKSPVGKKGESVPFRPLLREHWRELLKIVFVVALRSLTYFGIIAFLPLFLQERGVTLVHSGQILFVMLFAGALGGLVGGHLSDRLERRGIIIVSLILAAPLFHLALHAEGLARDLLLALGGAALLASFSVTVVLAQEVLRKNAAMASGLTLGFGNGIGGLGVGLVGMLIERYGLGVAMHLIAWLPLVAGILAASIKRRALSAEQTAAAAT, from the coding sequence ATGGCCGGACAGCCCCCAAGACTTAAGCCCATTGTCGCCATCTCCCTGGCGCATCTCGTCAACGACTGGTACATGAACTTCATCCAGACGCTTCTCCCCTTCCTTGTGGCCGCAGGCATGAGCGTGGGCCGTGGAGGGTTTCTCATCTCCGCCTTCACCCTCTCTTCGTCCGTCCTGCAGCCGGTTTTCGGCTACCTTGTGGACCGCAAAAATCAGCGCTGGATGGTCTACGTCGGCACCATCTGGATGGCCATCATGCTCAGCCTCCTTGGCGTAACGGACAATTACGCCGCGCTGTTCGCCTTCTCGCTCTTTTCCGGTCTCGGCACCGCCGCCTTCCATCCGCAGGCCGCGGCCATGATCGGTTCCGTGAGCGGCAACCGGCACGGGTTGTTTCAGGCCGTGTTTGCCGCTGCTGGCAATATCGGTTGGGCGCTCACGCCGCTCATCGCCGTGCCGTTCATCGTCACCCAGGGCCTTTCGGCTACGCCGGTCCTCGTCATTCCGGGAATAGCCGCAGCGGCTATGCTGCTCACTTTTTCCCCCAAGAGCCCGGTCGGGAAGAAAGGCGAGTCTGTGCCGTTTCGTCCGCTCCTGCGCGAGCACTGGCGCGAACTCCTCAAAATCGTGTTTGTGGTTGCCCTCCGCTCATTGACGTATTTCGGGATCATCGCCTTCCTGCCGCTGTTTCTCCAGGAGCGGGGCGTCACCCTCGTCCATTCTGGGCAAATACTGTTTGTGATGCTGTTCGCCGGTGCCCTGGGCGGTTTGGTGGGCGGGCATTTGTCCGACAGGCTTGAACGCCGCGGCATCATCATTGTTTCGCTCATTCTTGCCGCACCGCTGTTCCACCTCGCCCTGCACGCCGAGGGGCTTGCCCGCGATCTGCTGCTCGCCCTGGGTGGGGCAGCGCTGCTCGCGTCCTTCTCCGTCACGGTGGTTCTCGCCCAGGAGGTCCTCCGCAAAAACGCCGCCATGGCCTCGGGCCTTACCCTCGGTTTTGGCAACGGCATCGGCGGGTTGGGCGTCGGCCTGGTTGGAATGCTCATTGAACGCTACGGCCTCGGCGTCGCCATGCACCTGATCGCCTGGCTGCCCTTGGTCGCCGGAATCCTCGCCGCAAGCATCAAACGCAGGGCGCTTTCCGCGGAGCAGACCGCAGCGGCAGCAACGTGA
- a CDS encoding MarR family winged helix-turn-helix transcriptional regulator, translating to MELTEQILDALTRVQERTELLRHGLSVVQGGLTLAEVHCVAWIVELEHANVTRLAKQMAMTRGAISKIAKRLLSKRLIESYRLPGNNKEIYYRLTETGSRLAEEHAHRHAAARRSKAALLEGYSEAELSAVLRFLTALNHLNPHKEND from the coding sequence ATGGAACTGACCGAGCAGATACTTGATGCGCTCACCCGCGTGCAGGAGCGCACGGAACTCTTGCGGCATGGATTGAGCGTGGTCCAAGGCGGGCTCACCCTGGCCGAGGTCCATTGCGTCGCCTGGATTGTTGAGCTTGAACACGCCAATGTCACCCGCTTGGCCAAGCAGATGGCCATGACCCGTGGCGCGATCAGCAAGATAGCCAAACGGCTTTTGTCCAAGCGGCTCATCGAAAGCTATCGCCTGCCTGGCAATAACAAAGAGATCTATTACAGGCTTACAGAGACAGGCAGTCGTCTGGCCGAGGAGCATGCGCACCGCCATGCCGCCGCCCGGCGGTCCAAGGCCGCGCTCCTTGAAGGCTACAGCGAGGCCGAGCTCTCCGCTGTGCTCCGTTTTCTTACAGCGCTCAACCACCTGAATCCACATAAGGAAAATGACTGA
- the dsrP gene encoding sulfate reduction electron transfer complex DsrMKJOP subunit DsrP, which translates to MLEKALKGTPKYYMWVGFLLVLIGGTSAAYVNQLMEGLTITGMSRDVSWGFYIAQFTYLVGLAASGVMIVLPYYFHHYKKFKDLVIFGEFMAIAAVVMCLGFIVVDIGQPQRMLNVVLFPTPNSILFWDMVVLNGYLILNLLVGWTCLECDRQHLPHPKWSKVLAYVSIIWAFSIHTVTAFLYQGLPGRHYWLTAILAARFLASAFCSGPAILLLVILLTEKLTTFKAGAEAIGTLAKIITYAMCVNVFFFLLEVFTAFYSGIPGHQHSIVYLFAGTHGHHELVPFMWTAAVLAIVSLALLIPPRLRDNLKLLPWTLAILVIATWIDKGLGLLIGGFNPTPFETITPYWPTAKELLVSLMIYGTGALVVTILFKVATEVKQEIGASQKPAPQAD; encoded by the coding sequence ATGCTCGAAAAAGCACTCAAAGGTACTCCCAAATACTACATGTGGGTCGGCTTCCTGCTGGTCCTGATCGGCGGCACGTCCGCCGCCTACGTCAACCAGCTCATGGAAGGCCTCACCATCACCGGCATGAGCCGCGACGTGTCCTGGGGCTTCTACATCGCCCAGTTCACCTACCTGGTCGGCCTGGCCGCCTCCGGCGTCATGATCGTGCTGCCCTACTACTTCCACCACTACAAGAAGTTCAAGGACCTCGTCATTTTCGGCGAATTCATGGCCATTGCGGCCGTGGTCATGTGCCTGGGCTTCATCGTGGTCGACATCGGCCAGCCGCAGCGTATGCTCAACGTGGTCCTGTTCCCCACGCCCAACTCCATTCTCTTCTGGGACATGGTGGTCCTGAACGGCTACCTTATCCTGAACCTGCTTGTGGGCTGGACCTGCCTTGAGTGCGACCGCCAGCACCTGCCGCATCCCAAGTGGAGCAAGGTGCTCGCCTACGTCTCCATCATCTGGGCCTTCAGCATCCACACCGTCACCGCGTTCCTGTACCAGGGCCTGCCCGGCCGCCACTACTGGCTCACCGCCATCCTGGCCGCCCGCTTCCTGGCCAGCGCGTTTTGCTCCGGCCCCGCCATTCTGCTGCTGGTCATCCTGCTCACCGAGAAGCTGACCACCTTCAAGGCCGGCGCCGAGGCCATCGGCACCCTGGCCAAGATCATCACCTACGCCATGTGCGTCAACGTGTTCTTCTTCCTGCTCGAGGTGTTCACCGCCTTCTACTCGGGCATTCCCGGCCACCAGCACTCCATCGTGTACCTGTTCGCGGGCACCCACGGCCACCACGAACTGGTGCCCTTCATGTGGACCGCGGCCGTGCTCGCCATCGTCAGCCTGGCCCTGCTCATTCCGCCCCGCCTGCGCGACAACCTGAAGCTGCTGCCCTGGACCCTGGCCATCCTGGTCATCGCCACCTGGATCGACAAGGGCCTCGGCCTCTTGATCGGCGGCTTCAACCCGACGCCGTTCGAGACCATCACCCCCTATTGGCCCACGGCCAAGGAACTGCTGGTCTCCCTCATGATCTACGGCACTGGCGCTCTGGTGGTGACCATCCTCTTCAAGGTGGCCACCGAGGTCAAACAGGAGATCGGCGCTTCCCAGAAGCCCGCGCCACAGGCCGACTAA